The following is a genomic window from Crossiella equi.
CATCGCTCCGGTCAGCCGAGAGATGATCCTCAACTTCGTAGCCCAACACACCCTGGATTTGGGGAAGTCTTACTGACACGGTAGTACCTCTGCCCGGCACCGCAGCCACCCCGGAGGTCTCGATGATCCATCGCAGCCCGTTCCCCGATGTCGAGCTCCCGGAGCTGCCGATCCACGAGTACGTGCTGGGCCAGGCGCTGGAGCGGGGGGACCAGGTCGCGCTGGTCGACGCGAGCAAGCCCGACGGCACGCGGGTCACCTACGCGCAGCTGCACGCGGCGGTGGACCGGCTGGCCGCCGGGCTGGCCCAGGCGGGGCTGGGCAAGGGCGACGTGCTGGCCTTGTTCAGCCCCAACACCGTGGCCTACCCGGTGGTGTTCTTCGCCGCGATCAAGGTCGGCGCGATCGTCACCACGGTCAACGCCCTGTACACCGAGGCCGAGCTGGCCAGCCAGCTCCAGGACTCGGGGGCGAAGTTCCTGGTGACGATCTCGCCGTTCCTGGACCGCGCGGTGCCCGCGGCCGCCACCTCGGGCATCGACGCCGACCGCGTGCTGGTCTGCGACACCGCCGAGGGCCACCGGTCCGTCCTGGAGCTGATGGCCACCGACGGCCCGGTGCCCGAGGTCGAGATCGACGTGCACGAGGACGTGGCGGTGATGCCCTACTCCTCGGGCACCACCGGCAAGGCCAAGGGCGTGATGCTGACCCACTTCAACATCGTGGCCAACCTGGAGCAGTCGGTGGGCTCGCAGCCGACCGGCCCGGACGACCGGATCATGGCGATCCTGCCGATGTTCCACATCTACGGCATGACGGTCCTGGTCATGCACTCCCTGCGGTCGGGCAGCACGGTGGTGGTGCTGCCGAGGTTCGAGCTGGAGCAGTTCCTGGCCGCGATCCAGGAGCACAAGGTCACCAAGGTCCCGGTGGCCCCACCGATCGTGGTGGCCTTGGCCAAGCACCCCCTGGTCGACAAGTACGACCTCTCCTCGGTCAGGGCGGTGCTGTCCGCGGCGGC
Proteins encoded in this region:
- a CDS encoding 4-coumarate--CoA ligase family protein, whose translation is MIHRSPFPDVELPELPIHEYVLGQALERGDQVALVDASKPDGTRVTYAQLHAAVDRLAAGLAQAGLGKGDVLALFSPNTVAYPVVFFAAIKVGAIVTTVNALYTEAELASQLQDSGAKFLVTISPFLDRAVPAAATSGIDADRVLVCDTAEGHRSVLELMATDGPVPEVEIDVHEDVAVMPYSSGTTGKAKGVMLTHFNIVANLEQSVGSQPTGPDDRIMAILPMFHIYGMTVLVMHSLRSGSTVVVLPRFELEQFLAAIQEHKVTKVPVAPPIVVALAKHPLVDKYDLSSVRAVLSAAAPLDAELSHLCATRLNARVSQGYGMTELSPCCHVVPDSDENPPDGTVGKLIANTEARLVDPATGEDAPTGELWIRGPQVMKGYFARGADTASMIDEDGWLHTGDIARVDEDGNYFVVDRLKELIKYKGYQVPPAELEAILLADPRIADAAVIGVVDEEGEEVPKAFVVPAAGQELSEDDVKTYVAEKVAPYKKVRVVEFIDAVPRALSGKILRRELRARG